One segment of Carya illinoinensis cultivar Pawnee chromosome 1, C.illinoinensisPawnee_v1, whole genome shotgun sequence DNA contains the following:
- the LOC122304192 gene encoding prostamide/prostaglandin F synthase isoform X1, with amino-acid sequence MALRLTPAPPQTLQTTALRPLSLLFKNSHAPAPPPNSTNPKFGLTILTNTRTPRRLLARASSTSEFVPNIGDILGDISIFKASGDPVFFKHLWDQKQGVAVVALLRHFGCPCCWELASALKEAKPSFDTAGVKLVAVGVGTPNKARILADRVGLLISFTCKLPFPADCLYADPDRKAYDVLGLYYGLGRTFFNPASVKVFSRFESLQKAVKNYTIEATPDDRSSVLQQGGMFVFKGKQLLHAWKDEGTGDHASLDDILGVCCKVPVE; translated from the exons ATGGCCTTGAGATTAACTCCAGCTCCTCCTCAAACTCTACAAACCACAGCCCTGCGaccactctctctcctcttcaaAAACTCTCATGCTCCAGCTCCTCCTCCAAATTCAACTAACCCCAAATTTGGCCTTACTATTCTTACTAATACTAGAACACCGCGTCGTCTCCTTGCGAGGGCCTCCTCCACTTCGGAATTTGTCCCTAATATCGGTGACATCCTCGGTGATATTAGCATTTTCAAAGCTTCCGGTGACCCCGTCTTTTTCAAGCACCTCTGGGATCAGAAACAG GGTGTAGCTGTTGTTGCGCTTTTAAGGCACTTCGGATGCCCTTGCTG TTGGGAACTTGCTTCTGCTCTGAAAGAAGCGAAACCGAGTTTTGACACCGCTGGTGTAAAGTTGGTTGCAGTTGGTGTTGGCACTCCTAACAAAGCTCGGATTCTTGCCGATCGGGTGGGTCTGCTTATTTCATTCACTTGTAAA TTACCATTTCCAGCGGATTGCCTTTATGCTGATCCTGACCGAAAG GCATATGACGTTCTTGGCTTATACTATGGTCTTGGCCGGACATTTTTCAATCCAGCTAGT GTAAAGGTGTTTTCAAGATTTGAGTCTCTGCAGAAGGCTGTAAAGAACTATACCATTGAAGCCACCCCGGATGATAGAAGTAGTGTGCTGCAACAG GGAGGGATGTTTGTGTTTAAAGGGAAGCAATTGCTGCATGCGTGGAAAGATGAAGGGACAGGGGATCATGCCTCTTTGGATGATATTTTGGGTGTCTGTTGCAAAGTTCCAGTTGAATGA
- the LOC122304192 gene encoding prostamide/prostaglandin F synthase isoform X2, whose product MALRLTPAPPQTLQTTALRPLSLLFKNSHAPAPPPNSTNPKFGLTILTNTRTPRRLLARASSTSEFVPNIGDILGDISIFKASGDPVFFKHLWDQKQGVAVVALLRHFGCPCCWELASALKEAKPSFDTAGVKLVAVGVGTPNKARILADRLPFPADCLYADPDRKAYDVLGLYYGLGRTFFNPASVKVFSRFESLQKAVKNYTIEATPDDRSSVLQQGGMFVFKGKQLLHAWKDEGTGDHASLDDILGVCCKVPVE is encoded by the exons ATGGCCTTGAGATTAACTCCAGCTCCTCCTCAAACTCTACAAACCACAGCCCTGCGaccactctctctcctcttcaaAAACTCTCATGCTCCAGCTCCTCCTCCAAATTCAACTAACCCCAAATTTGGCCTTACTATTCTTACTAATACTAGAACACCGCGTCGTCTCCTTGCGAGGGCCTCCTCCACTTCGGAATTTGTCCCTAATATCGGTGACATCCTCGGTGATATTAGCATTTTCAAAGCTTCCGGTGACCCCGTCTTTTTCAAGCACCTCTGGGATCAGAAACAG GGTGTAGCTGTTGTTGCGCTTTTAAGGCACTTCGGATGCCCTTGCTG TTGGGAACTTGCTTCTGCTCTGAAAGAAGCGAAACCGAGTTTTGACACCGCTGGTGTAAAGTTGGTTGCAGTTGGTGTTGGCACTCCTAACAAAGCTCGGATTCTTGCCGATCGG TTACCATTTCCAGCGGATTGCCTTTATGCTGATCCTGACCGAAAG GCATATGACGTTCTTGGCTTATACTATGGTCTTGGCCGGACATTTTTCAATCCAGCTAGT GTAAAGGTGTTTTCAAGATTTGAGTCTCTGCAGAAGGCTGTAAAGAACTATACCATTGAAGCCACCCCGGATGATAGAAGTAGTGTGCTGCAACAG GGAGGGATGTTTGTGTTTAAAGGGAAGCAATTGCTGCATGCGTGGAAAGATGAAGGGACAGGGGATCATGCCTCTTTGGATGATATTTTGGGTGTCTGTTGCAAAGTTCCAGTTGAATGA
- the LOC122304203 gene encoding T-complex protein 1 subunit gamma yields the protein MHAPVLVLKDSMKRESGSKVQHANIQASKAVADIIRTTLGPRSMLKMLLDASGGIVVTNDGNAILRELDVAHPAAKSMIELSRTQDEEVGDGTTSVIVLAGEMLHVAEAFIDKNFHPTVICRAYNKALEDAIAVLEKIAMPIDVNDRGTMLGLVKSCISTKFTSQFGDLIADLAIDATTIVGVDLGQGLREVDIKKYIKVEKVPGGQLEDSSVLKGVMFNKDVVAPGKMRRRIVNPRIILLDCPLEYKKGENQTNAELVREEDWEVLLKMEEEYIKNLCDQIVMFKPDLVITEKGLSDLACHYLCKHGVSAIRRLRKTDNNRIAKACGAVIVNRPDELQESDVGTGAGLFEVKKIGDEFFAFIVDCKDPKACTVLLRGASKDLLNEVERNLQDAMSVARNIIKHPKLVPGGGATELTVSAALKQKSSSIEGIEKWPYEAAAMAFEAIPRTLAQNCGVNVIRTMTALQGKHATGDNAWIGIDGNSGVISDMKERKIWDAYNVKAQTFKTAIEAACMLLRIDDIVSGIKKKQAPGAGQAPTKPKIETEADADNEQILPD from the exons aTGCACGCGCCGGTGCTCGTTCTCA AGGACTCGATGAAACGCGAGTCTGGAAGCAAGGTGCAGCACGCTAATATCCAGGCTTCTAAG GCTGTTGCTGACATTATTCGCACAACATTGGGTCCAAGATCCATGTTGAAGATGCTGCTCGATGCTTCTGGAG GAATTGTGGTGACTAATGATGGAAATGCTATTTTGCGTGAGTTAGATGTTGCACACCCAGCTGCAAAG TCAATGATCGAATTAAGCCGAACACAAGATGAAGAAGTGGGAGATGGAACAACTTCAGTCATCGTTCTTG CTGGTGAAATGCTGCATGTGGCGGAAGCTTTCATTGACAAAAATTTTCATCCTACTGTTATCTGCCGAG CCTATAACAAGGCTTTGGAGGATGCTATTGCTGTGCTTGAGAAAATTGCAATGCCTATTGATGTGAATGATC GTGGAACAATGTTGGGGCTGGTCAAGAGCTGTATAAGTACCAAATTTACTAGTCAATTCGGGGATTTAATTGCT GATCTAGCTATAGATGCAACCACTATAGTTGGTGTTGATCTTGGCCAAGGCTTGCGAGAAGTGGATATTAAGAAGTACATTAAGGTTGAGAAGGTACCTGGTGGTCAGTTGGAAGATTCAAGTGTACTTAAAGGAGTTATGTTTAACAAAGATGTAGTTGCCCCTGGCAAAATGAGAAGAAGAATTGTCAACCCACGTATAATTCTTCTTGATTGTCCCCTTGAgtacaaaaagggtgagaaccAAACAAATGCTGAGCTGGTTAGAGAAGAAGACTGGGAGGTACTGCTAAAAATGGAAGAGGAATACATTAAGAACCTCTGTGATCAGATAGTGATGTTTAAACCAGACTTGGTAATTACAGAAAAGGGTCTTAGTGATTTGGCGTGCCATTATCTGTGCAAACATGGAGTCAGTGCAATCAGAAGGTTGAGGAAAACAGACAATAATAGAATTGCCAAGGCATGTGGAGCCGTTATTGTCAATAGACCAGATGAATTACAGGAGTCAGATGTCGGTACTGGGGCTGGCCTGTtcgaagttaaaaaaattggggATGAGTTTTTTGCATTTATTGTTGACTGCAAAGATCCAAAAGCTTGCACTGTACTTTTAAGAGGTGCCAGTAAGGATCTCTTGAATGAAGTGGAAAGAAACTTGCAG GATGCCATGTCGGTTGCGAGAAACATAATAAAACATCCAAAGCTTGTTCCTGGAGGTGGTGCTACAGAGTTAACTGTATCTGCTGCTTTGAAGCAGAAGAGTTCATCGATTGAAGGCATAGAAAAG TGGCCTTATGAAGCTGCTGCCATGGCTTTCGAGGCTATACCACGAACTTTAGCACAGAATTGTGGGGTAAATGTGATTCGAACGATGACGGCGCTGCAAGGAAAG CATGCAACTGGTGACAATGCCTGGATTGGCATAGACGGAAACTCTGGTGTGATTAGTGACATGAAAGAGCGGAAG ATATGGGATGCATATAATGTAAAGGCTCAAACCTTTAAGACAGCCATAGAAGCAGCTTGCATGCTTCTTAGGATCGATGACATTGTGAGTGGGATAAAGAAGAAGCAAGCCCCCGGTGCAGGCCAGGCTCCAACAAAGCCTAAGATTGAGACTGAAGCAGATGCTGACAATGAGCAAATACTTCCCGACTAA